GGTAACAGCAAAGTAACAAAGGGCAAGAAGGCTCTACTATTGAGCTCTTCCACACCTCTGAAGATGGAAAAGTAACTAATTTGAGGCACCCCCACTGCCAACAAAACATCatttataaacaaaataatgCTGATTCAGTTACAGAAGAGGCCAATAAATACCCTTCTGAGCTATATGAGCTCAAAAGGCAGGACAAAAACTGAGGGCACCAAAATTCAACACTCCTATCCAATTGCTACCTAAAGATTTAATACACCACAAAATAAACAGTAAGAAGGTAAATGCTTTCCTTAAATAGCTattccatttatattttaaagaggggggaaaaagcctTCCACACCTCAACCTCTGTCTTAAGTGGTAACTCTAATGAACAATCAGATTACATCCTGACAGTAACAACTGGGGGAGAAGACACAGAAGATGGAAACCAGGTCTCCTCTTCTTCTAGCAAAATTATTCCAGTACTATGTCATAGAAAATTTAACAGTTACCATACCCATCCTTCCAAAAGACTCTCCAAAACCACGGTTCAATGCCATGTCACCACGACCAAATTCTCTTTCCATGTTTGCTCCCATTCCACCACGGAACATTTCTgtaaagaacaaagcaaaaaaaaataggaatattCTGTTAATTACATCTAAGTTGATGCTCCTACAACACTTGTTTCACAGCTGCTTGTTTAAATAGAAATGAGTCTAATGCCAAGTCAGAGGCACCTATTACACACTCAACGCTCCTGCCAGTTCCTAGGCCTCCACTCATGCAACTACTTCATTTGAACTCATCTATATTACCCAGCCCTAAATGGAgagttttaataaataaatattggcAAACTAGTAGGTGTACAGGAACGGTGTTCAACTACCTCCCATTCGGCTGACTCCAAATCCTCCCATGTTAGGCATTCCTTCCATTCCACGAAATCCAGGAAGTCCTgtaaaataaggaaaagcattttctatacagtattaaaataaatatttaatgcaaaaaACTTCATTGCACGTACCGCCTCCCATTCTACTCATTCCACCAAATCCTGGGCCGTCTATTCCCATACCTTTAAACCAAAAAGATAAACAACACTTAGTACACcctaatggatttttaaaaagtcagacAGAGTTAAAATCTCAAAAGCACGCTACACAAGGCTTGCTTTGTCAAAAGTCTGACATTTTTCCAAACACAGATAAGACAAATTTAaactttcaaatttttaaacTAGCTCTGCATAACTTAAAAATGAAGAACATGGATTTACCTCCTGGACCCATGCTCCCCATTCCACCACCCATGCTCAGCTGTGTTGCACTGATGGGTTGTCCACCTGGTCCAAGTCCCATACCAATGCCACCAAGACCACCTCAAAAACAAAAACGTATGATCAGAAGAGAGACTTTCCTCTGTATCACAGATCACAGTAAGCAAAACTATCACTAAACTGTGACAAAAAATGGATCACCATATACTAAGTGCAAGGAGTAGAAAACAGAGCGTGCACTCACGAGGTAATTGTGAGCTTTTGCTGTCCACAACACGGAAGTCTTCGTGAGGAACCGATTTGTCATCCTGAGAGAAAACAAGGATGTTATGCTATGATCCTTTCAATGTTTTGGCAGAGATATATAAAGTAGAAAGAAATGATAGCAACTTACCATTTTTACATGCATGGGTCTATCAAACAGGAATTGTCCATTGAACATTGCTGAAGAAATGCAAGTCAAGGCATCTTAAGAAGGCAATTTTAAGTGTTTTGAAGAACCAATGTAATAACTTCTCATATTTCTGTATAATTACTATGAATCAAGTCTTATCTTTCCTTACCTTATCTTCAGAAACCAAATTCAAGGGCCAGAAGATACAATACATGATGTTAGGTACATTAGTTTCACAATTGTCACACTGTcaggtattttaattttgttcaacATCATGAGGAACTTTTAGAATTTAGTAGCAAATTCAGTCATTGCAAATGTAATCTGCACAGTATTACACTCTGGTCCCTATATCATAGCtacaaggcaaacaaacaccATTTGCAAAACTATGCATTGCAGAACCATTAAAGACTGATCAATATATGaccaattattttttcaaaaccaAGGATACATATTGCTTGAACAGCTTCAATTGCTTGTTCAAAGGTAACTGTTCCCATTCCTCTACTCTTGCCATCTTTATCTTCTTTGATGTCTGCACGCTTCACAGTTCCAGCAATGCTGAATACCTCCTTCAGTTTTTTCCAGCCAACTTTGAAGTCCAGCTTAAACACAAAAACCCATCAGTGATTTCACTGCACATCTCTGTTCTGCCATTACATGTGGAAGAGATTTTCTGCATTGCTGTTAACTCTTCATTAACAAAATGCTTGGTAACTGTAAATAGTTGAGATTTTGTAATATACAGACACTGCGTCTAAGTCCAAAAAGTCAACAAATTATTCTGTGTACatgtattttactttaattAACATACTACCATTGGCTTGGTTCTTGAGAAGAGCAGCTGTAATTCCACAAGCCCTCATATAAATACAGTAGTCTTTTGTGCTAATAAAGTACTTGAACCACGGAATTTGTTGGAACTTTATTGTGTTAGTCTAAAGTAACTAGCAAGATAAACTGAagtatatatttaataaaaaaagaaatgcaattgCAAATAGTGAAAAgatgtataaaatatttttgaatcaACAGATGACTGCAACAATTAGAAGTGCACGTCAGTGTCAAGAGTTTATCTTTCCATGTCCAAAATCTGAACATACACCCAACATTTTCAATTGAATATACTAACTGTGAACTATTTGCAACCTCCTCTTTATATTAAAATTGAACTACAAGGTAGAAGATATCTTACAAAGATCAAACATTAAAGTTATAAAACACAGTTTTAAGCTTACATTGGCAACAAAAATCGTGGATCCAAGCCTGCCTGCTTGCAAATTACTGATAACCTCAGGAGGAATGTTTGGATTATTGAGAATAGAAGGTGGTAAATTCATCATTCCAGGTGCTGCATCAGGTCCATGTCCTCCTGGAAactgccctcctcctccccgcTGCAGTGCCCTACGAGCATGCTCCCCTTCAGGATCCTGAAACGTGGGCACAGACAAAGCCACTTAACCATCAGCAACTGGACTGGCAACAAACAAATTGGTACTATTCGAAATTCTGCATAAACCCATCAAAATTATCAACTAAGAAATACACTTGTCCATGTCAGAGGGATTATGAACTGAATTAGCATGGAGACCTAATTCCCTCACCTCTAGAGGTGGGTCCTTTCAGATGAGGGTTGAAGCATATTGGCAAAGCACTTGTTGAGGAAGCGTGCACTGCCACTTCACATGCTGTACCTAGCCTATGGACAAGTAGAAAAGATTTCAAGCTAAAGGACTGTTAGCCTAGTACTTTCTTCCAAgaactgaattaatttcattagGTGGTGGTTTTGTATTATTTATTAGTACCATTATTAAAACTATAACAGGACAGGAAGAACTGTATCAGATGCCATCATATACTACAGCAACACAATAGGAATGTTGACATTATTTCACTTTCCAGAGAGTACAACTTCTCTATTTCCAGCCCCAGTTTTGCACATATGTAGTGGTCTAATAATAAGCTCATTCTGTGTCATATTTTGAAGCAGGTAAACAATGTAAACATAGTATtacttaggttggaaaagacctgaTGACACTAAGATAAGAGAATATGAAGTAAGTTGTTTTAACAAAAAACAGCATTAGATTAATTTCACTTTAGGACATACTTTTTGTCAGTTTACTTGGCATAGTATCCAACCTTCTGCAAGCCAACAGACAGTTCAGCCcattaagaaaatttaaaaaaaaagtgaaactgAAATTACACATCTAAGATTCTCAAAATACTGTATGGTCATCTCAGGAGCTTTAGTATCTTCACTATTTCAAATTCAAAACAGCATCAGTAAACATACCTCTTTAATATTCAGGGGTCTTCCACTAAGATCATATTTGTTCATAGTGTCTAATGCCTTCTTAACAAATTCTTCATCTTTGAATTCAACCACACTTAGAAAGAGATCAAAACATTTAGagtattaaaataaagtttaacACACCAAAACTAATAGAATGTTTGGACAGCAGTGTGCTTctacacacattaaaaaaaaaaccaaacttacCCACAACCCTATATCCATGAGATTTGTCATCATATGTGaagagaaaacaagcaaaaaaaaaaacaagaagtcAGTCAGCACATATGACAGAGCAATGAAGATTCCAGTTAAAGATCCCAGCTCACTGTTAAGTAACTATACAAGTTATTTTCAGCTTCAGAATTCATAAAGTATGCTCTTTAATGGTAGCCAATCTGAATTTCTCCTGCTTTCTCAGCATACATACCATTCAAATGCAAGAGAATACATTGTCTCTTACGCTCTTTGAGTCAAACCAGAATTGGAAAAATGCCACACAGATCCACATAAGGACAACTGGGAAGAGGAGGTGGGAGTGAAAGGGTGGAAagaaaataaccccaaaacATAACCAAAAACCAATCAAGACACTAACTACAAAATTCAAATCTACCTACATCAAATACACCACTACAATGAAAAGGCAGTCTGCATACCTCTCCAGTACTACAGCATAAATTGAGAAATTGCCTTATAAGAAAATAACCTTATTGACTGCAACAGCATCCTTCTAATAAAGCAAAAAGTTGAGGATTTCTTTAAGTATAGCAAAGCTGACAGCATGTTTTAGTTTTAACAAGTATTAAAGAAAGTAATTTACAACAGTTGATACAACCTCGGTTAAGATTCAAACCTGCATTTCTCACGTTCCCTTCTGCAGGTTTGGAGCTGCTATTGGCCAAACTTTTGACTATTATTAAGAAGACAGAGGAGCTTTAACAATCTTCATTATTAGTGCCTCCTTGAAGGCACTCTGTTGGCTACCAACCATCTCCATCCATTTAGTTTTAAGAAAGTAAATACATTAAGCCAGTGCTTAAAAGTACCAACCCTGCAAAGCCGTGAAATCAGGCACTTCACCCAGTATATTCTTAGCTAACAGTTTATACTTATTGGCCCCAAGAAGAGCATACTACActaacaaaatttaaataaaatgattGATTTATTGAACATCCTTTATATGAAACAGATTTGTACCAAGACAAAAGGTGTTGGCTAAAAAGAAGAATTAAGTAAATGCCATTTGTTAACATTTACAGAAGTACTTTGTCCCTTACAACCAGCTAGTGTGAGTTGCATGAAGGTGTCAGACTACTTCTAATAGAGAATCCTCAAGGCTACCTTAATGAAAATCAGTGTAAAAATGAAACTTACTTTCCAATAACTGGTACAGGTattatacaaaaataaaactgctgagGAACTTTTAAACCTCTAGCAGATTGTTGCCCACGGCACTTACCCTTGATTTTCCTTCAGCATCCTTAAACAGCTCCACGTATGTAACCTCACCAACTACATAAGACATACAAAGGGAAAATACCAAGAGACAATGCATTTAAACACCAGTATCTTTCTTTACTGTGCCCCTGTGCACAAGTCTACAGAGAATCACCTATTATTCACCAACAATCAAAACCAGACCAACATACCTCCTGTCAATGGCTATATAATTTAgctaattttcagaaatatgcaGCAGCCACATTCACAAAagctaaaaacaaacaactatATTTAACCTAATTCATACTACAGATCATATTTTGGCCAGTATGATATAGTTGGTGAACAAAATCAGATATACATAGTCCCTTAACCTAACAAATGAAACGTCAACGTTCACTGAAAATTGTTACATTTATCATCCTACTCACAACACCTGTTTTAAGGTGACTTTCTACCTGAATATCTTCAATCAAAAGTTTGCCTTCAATAATAACCAAATTTACACATCAGATATTTCACAGCAAGCGACTCACTTTCTAAAGTACGAAGTTTAAGTAAATCAACCAATCAAATAGTCATGTCACCTTACAACAGATAAACCAGCAATTACAGAAGGGGGGTCTGGCATTTTTCACAGCCTAAAAGCCAAGTGTGCTTTGCATTACTTTTGAAGAATCAGTTTTtcaaggaaaacacagaactAACTTTTTTCAAAAtccatattttattattattttaccccaaaattaaaataacatttttgggGTAGTCAGATTTACTCTATCAGAACTCCAACAATAGTAACAAGCTTTTAATAAAAAGCTCCAGACAAACAATCGTGGCAGTAGTGACAATGCAGACAAAGTTAATGCCACAGCCAGATTTcaccaaagaaatacaaaacaacTTTTGAAAGACATCCCTTATTATTCAGGTTAACACACTTCATGTGTTGCTTAAATACAATAGcccttagagaaaaaaaaaatctacaagaACTACAACTAGACAAAACACAATCTCTTTAAGAACTCATGAGGTCATGCAAATACTCTCTACTGTCACACCAGAATGGCAGAAGATTGTGAGCACTTCTTTTACCCAGCCTACCCTGCAATGCAATTGTCTCAGATGAAAGAGGGGGAAGGGAGATAGATGTACCAAGTAAAGGCCAAACAAAAAAGTCAAATCAAATCTGTGTGGCTCAAAGGACACATCAGTTGCATTTAAGCCCTATCAGTTTCTGTGTGAGGTGTGTTACAAGGAATAAGTTACCTTTCTCTCTCATCAGGTCTTTAATAGCTTGCCATTTCATGTCATATGGGATGTTGCTAATAAAAACTCTATTGCGATTAACAGCCTTCTTGTCTCCAGAGCCTGCGTTCTTCTCCTTTGCATAGGGGTGGAATCTATTCTTGCTTCCAAGAGAAGGGATTGCCTTCGCTTTTGCAATGAATTTCTCTTTCACAGGTGCTTTCCCTTCTTTTGCTGTCTCATCATTATCcctacattaaaaaacaaaaatccaaacaaaaacactGTTAGTCTTCTGTTGGATCATTAGACTATACCACTTCCTACTTATATATATAACTGCATATTTCCTATGCTATTGGAATTCCCAGGATGTCAAATGCCACTTTTcaaattaggaaaaataaattcatgctAGCAGAGTGATTGCAAAATATACTCTTCTatcaataacaacaaaaaaaattacaatattaAGTAAAGAAAGTACACCTTACTAATTCACTTGCATTCCATTTCATAGAAtcagaatcctagaatggtttgggttggaagggaccttaaagatcacctaattccaagccccctgccatgggcagggacgtCTTTCACTGGATCACCTTACTCAGGTCTACCATCCAATGTTTAAcccttccaaggatggggcatccacaactctgggcaacctgtgccagcacATCCTGTCTGTCAAGACTCAGAAAGATGGAACTATGAAACTACTACAAAGACCAAAGcagaaagagtgaaaaatcaGCTATAGTACCCATGCCTTGGTGCTTTGGTAATTTTCACATCTCACTTGGACAAGTTACAGGATATTCACCACAGAAGTGGGAGTAGAAACAGGCTAAGATTGAGAGCTGAAACATCTCAGGATGCTTCATtcaatggaaaaataatgtatCAAAATCAATTCCAATAGGTTTTCTATCAAATTATGTTTTATCTACcccataaataattttattcgCAATTTGTGCCAGATTACTGCTagacagaaattaaaactgaactaaaaacaacaaatattttttaaggttCACTGCTTAATACTactaaaatttgaaaatttgctAAATGCATAGGAAACGGTTGTATTAAGCCATGCTATGAATCTAAAACTAATTAAGGAACTAAGTATTATccactaaaaacaaaacagacaccGGGCCCTCAATCTTTCAAAACTTCACCAACAGCACCAAAATgatccttttaaaatattcttatattttagatgaaaatgcaagaaaatttGGACTGCCTTCTCTTTTAAGGCAGTCCAAATCTCAACTTCAGTAAAACCATGCACTTTTAACAGAATTAGAAGAAATACCTGTAACTCTTCAGCACTCTTGACAGTGTTACTATCACAAGGTCACTTAGCATGCTGACAGAGGCTCAAAGTGCCTGAAttgttactttttattttaaaagagaacaGCTGAACTGAGAGAATCCACTGAATAAAGCCACACACATGCAATCCACTAAACAGATGCTACTTAGCATCTTTAACTACACATCACTATCTACTTAAAGAGAAGCTTAAAGTCCTTTTACAAGAagtattgtatttttaaaagccagaatTAGCATATTGAGTTAGAACAATTAGAAGGTGATGTCCTACAGGACTGACAGAGGTGAATGATTTCGAACCCCTCTACTTAAATTACATCACTATCTTTACTATATTTCCCACATTTTAGAAGGCTTAGTTTTTATCTCATTTCGGCACTTCGGAAGGTTTCTGGCATTTCAGTTTTACAACCACAACATATGGCAAAACCAGTGATCTCGATTAAGAGACAAATTTTCAGCTCTCTGCATGGTTAACAGAACAGGAAGTGGCAGTCCTGTACTCAAAAGCACATGCAAGGAAATTTTCATGAAGCTAAATGTATTACCTACTCAAGCCTGGACACTTTTCAGGGAGGAGTACATTCAAATACATCCATATTTCTCCCATGACTTTTTCCCCAATTTTGAAATACTCATATGGTATTAACTTCATAGTCCTTGTGTTTACATGTGGATTAAGAGTGGATTAGCAACTTGGAAACGCATGGATACTCCCCTGGGGCAAGtatttgtaaaatttaaaacatctcAAGTCAACAACATGTTATTTGGTTCAAGCATCCTCCAACGTCCCTCTGCATCATCCCTCCTCCACACTATCCTGTGACAACATTAATTCTTGTGTGGCTGTGTAATGAAGGGAACAGTGCAGGAACTGGAGGAATTcaggaaagcaaagagcagAGTATCAGATCTTCCAGTCAGATCAGCTCCTTTCCAAACCAATTTcatttgcaaatgcaaaacTCCCGCCCAACGAGACTCCTAGGAAAAATCTGAGTTCTTCCTTAAGTTTTAGGATTAGAGAAATGGATTCTCTTCAGCCTTTTAAGCTCTTTCCTGCTTAAAGGATTATGAAACAGCTCCTTGGTGCTCAATGCAGTGCACAGGATGAGACAGGTCTCCAAATATGGAATCCAGAGGCTCTGCAAGAACTGACTGTATAAATCAGTAAACAGCACAGAAGATACAAGCCTGGCATAAACTCTTAAATCTGGGAAACAAAGTGACATTGCACTTAGTCTGGGAATCACAGCCAGGCTACTGAAAACAGAGATTAATTAAAGAAACAATCCTTCTTGCAAAACTCATCTGCCAAAACCAACACAGGCCAGCGAACAGACCAGAGGCAGAGATTCTTTTACAACTCTTACCCTCCTCCTTGAATATTACAAATAATTTCAATCAAATAATACATTCAAAGCAATGTCACATTAGTCACCTACAGACCACAGAAAAGACAGACTGAGAAATTATGAACTGAAATTATGaattttcatacagaaaaaCCACTTGTATTTTCTAACCTTCACCTTTTGTATGAGCTATGCATTTCATACATTAAATTACTATTTGCCTGTGAAATCACAAACCATCACCATTCCTAGGACTGGAAAAAAGATATCTGCAAttagttcttaaaaaaaagtaCATATGCTCATTGATTTAAAAGACCAATTAGaccttttggaaaagaaaaagcttttgaaCTTTCCATAAAATTTAGAAGACAAAAGACAAGCTTTCCACATGCAAAACTGGAACTCTAAAAACAATAAGCACAAGATATAACAACATGAAAGCCCtaatacttgatttttttaagacAAACTTCTACTCCTCACAAGCGTGCACAATAAGATAAGCagacagaaatgaaagaagTTCACTACATGTGATTCCAAAGCACATGGATCACATTAGCTTTGTTGTGCTGATCAGTTCCACTACCCGATACAAAAAACTGAGGGATGTGTGCAAACTGAGCCGGGACTCCTCTCCAGTTTAATGAATGCTAAGCAAACCAGGTTAATGAaatactctttttaaaaattatttcacctATAGACTAACAGCTTAATCCTTTGTACACCCCTTTGGGGGGAGATGAGAAACTGTATGTGGAAGAATAAGATTTGTATCTCTGTTACCAAGAAACCCCATTACTTTCAAACTTCGCATTGTGACTTTTACCATGCAGAATGACTgggatttttcatttgtttgtgaggttttggaggcaaaacAAGATATTGTTGACAGGAGGGATACAGAGGAAACACCTCATTTCAACAGCAGTGACATCAAAAGGCAATAAAATTTATATGcctaaaagggggaaaagggtgACAATCGTCCTGTGAAAATTCAATTCTAATCTGCACAGTTTGGTAGCTGAGGGCCAGACTAGGGGTTGGAAAACAAATCCACAAATTCTATTTTACAGTAAAGTGGAATTTATAGCTTCTAAGCTAAACTACATTTTACAGAGAGTCAAGTAACGGCATGAAGTACATCTTTATTCCTCCAGCTTTATATTGAAGATGATCccacatgcatttttttaaatacaacggcatcagagcagggctgctcagAACATGTCAAAACTTCACAGAGACCAATAGCTTTGATGTACTGTAACAGTAAGTCTACTGTAAATGTATTTTCCCTCCAAGATCTGAATTAGATTGGAAGATATTGAAATTCCAACGATGTGAGGCCAAAACCTAGTTAATGCACAGTGACAACCTTCAAAGCCGGATATCAAGAACAACCACGCACACAAAGTTATTCATGGTATTGTTCCAGAGAGCCGGTAGTTCCAGCTCCCTTACACTAAGTTCCTTTTAGACCTACTATACCAGGCACATTTTTACATACTCCGTGTATGAAAATGTTACAGTTTCCAAGAAAACTTCGTGCATGCATGTGCGGggcttgtttttaaaaagtaaattactGTAGGGCTGTCTTACCATTCTCACGTAAACAAAGACTAGTTCAACGGCTTTACAAATTCCCGTTTCAGCACGAAGCGGAAACGTAAACGGCACCAGAAGCGATGCAGAACACTCCTGGAAGAGTATCCCGTGGGAACCGGTCCGCCGGGTACCAGAGCCCGGGGCTCGGAGCCCAGCCCAGCGGGGCCTGGCAGCGCGCACCCTCGCGGCCGCGGACCGAGAACCGCCACCTGCCCCGAGCCCAGGCCGCGGCCTCCCGGGGCGGGAGGGGCCCCCGCTGCCGCCACAGCCCCGGCCGTGCCCCGACCCCGCGGAGGAGGAGCcatgggggcgggggggggccGGCCACCTCCTCCCGCCGCACCCCCCGGCCGCGCAGCCCCCGCCACCCTCCCGGCCCTGCCCTCACACACATTTTGACGCCATTTGCGCTGCCCGCGCCGCTACCGGGtgccgcggccgccgcctccTCATCCTGCGGCGGCTGTTGCGGCGTCTGTTGTTGCGGGGCcggctgctgctgttgctgcgGGGGCGGCTGTGGCGCCTGGCCGGCCGCCTCCTCGGCTcggcgcggcgcggccgccTCCGCCCTGTCGCTCTCCGCCATCTCGTGCCGGGCCGCGGCCCAGCGACCGCCGGTTTGAAACGGGCCCCGACCGCCTCGGCCtcgccgcgccgcgccgcgccAAGTCTCGCGAGAGCGCCGCTCGCGGCCGGGGGAGGGCACGCGCGCCGAGGCTTTGTGCGTTGCCGTGGCGACGCGGGCACTGCCTGGCCGCCATGGCCGCCGCGGCAGCCGCTGCGCCTCGAGCAGAGCCTGCGCTGAGTCGCTGAATCGCTCAGTCGCAGAGACAGCTCGGTTCGGAAAGACCGCTGAAATCTTCAAATCCACCCTTTAATATAGCACTACTAAGTACACCGCTAAGCCacgtccccaggtgccacatcttAACATCTTGTAAATCCCTCCTGcaatggtgactccaccacttccccgTGCAGCCTGTGCCGGTGATGGACAACCAGTTCCGTGAGGAAATTTTTcataatatccaacctaaacctcctctggtgcAAGTTCAGGCAATTTGCTATCACCCTATCACTTGTTTcatgggagaagagaccaactcccacctggctacatcctcctttcaggcagctgtagaaaGTGATAatgtccctcctgagcctccttttctccaggctgaacactccCTCAGATGCTGCTTACAAGACTCACGCCCAGACGCTTGATCAGCTGCACTGCCCTTTTCTGGACACA
This window of the Cinclus cinclus chromosome 13, bCinCin1.1, whole genome shotgun sequence genome carries:
- the MYEF2 gene encoding myelin expression factor 2; the protein is MAESDRAEAAAPRRAEEAAGQAPQPPPQQQQQPAPQQQTPQQPPQDEEAAAAAPGSGAGSANGVKMDNDETAKEGKAPVKEKFIAKAKAIPSLGSKNRFHPYAKEKNAGSGDKKAVNRNRVFISNIPYDMKWQAIKDLMREKVGEVTYVELFKDAEGKSRGCGVVEFKDEEFVKKALDTMNKYDLSGRPLNIKEDPEGEHARRALQRGGGGQFPGGHGPDAAPGMMNLPPSILNNPNIPPEVISNLQAGRLGSTIFVANLDFKVGWKKLKEVFSIAGTVKRADIKEDKDGKSRGMGTVTFEQAIEAVQAISMFNGQFLFDRPMHVKMDDKSVPHEDFRVVDSKSSQLPRGLGGIGMGLGPGGQPISATQLSMGGGMGSMGPGGMGIDGPGFGGMSRMGGGLPGFRGMEGMPNMGGFGVSRMGEMFRGGMGANMEREFGRGDMALNRGFGESFGRMGGAMIGVFAGGMGAPSMGPVRSGMSGGMGGMNNMAGGMGMDRMGSGFDRMGPAMGGGLDRNMDIDRGFVPGPMGSGMRERLGSKGNQIFVRNLPFDLTWQKLKEKFSQCGHVMFAEIKMENGKSKGCGTVRFDSPESAEKACRIMNGIKISGREIDVRLDRNA